From the Eleutherodactylus coqui strain aEleCoq1 chromosome 7, aEleCoq1.hap1, whole genome shotgun sequence genome, one window contains:
- the HELT gene encoding hairy and enhancer of split-related protein HELT, protein MELGLMGAPVARTSLPAKVKERRRTPVSHKVIEKRRRDRINRCLSELGKTVPMALAKQNSGKLEKAEILEMTVQYLRALHAADFPRGRDKDLLSEFANYFHYGYHECMKNLVHYLTTVERMETKDTKYARIVAFLQSKAHLTTEPLFTSLQEVDMSCQLHSSPPDYPSPGDSTFTQSPGGSFSWHSATRSPTLNYLTGPTTMPLPCTPPQQTQHSSFLSPMQSLDRHYLNLLGHSHANSFSMHSAQHHAVL, encoded by the exons ATGGAGCTCGGGCTGATGGGGGCACCTGTTGCCAGGACCTCTCTGCCAGCCAAAGTCAAGGAGCGCAGA AGGACCCCCGTGTCCCACAAAGTCATCGAGAAAAGGAGGAGAGACAGAATCAACCGCTGCCTCAGTGAGCTGGGCAAGACTGTGCCAATGGCTCTGGCAAAACAG AATTCTGGTAAATTGGAAAAAGCTGAAATTTTGGAAATGACTGTCCAGTACCTTAGAGCGTTACATGCTGCTGATTTCCCGAGAGGGAGAGATAAAG ATCTTCTCTCTGAATTTGCCAATTATTTCCATTATGGCTATCACGAGTGCATGAAAAACCTGGTCCACTACTTGACCACCGTAGAAAGAATGGAAACCAAGGACACTAAATATGCTCGAATTGTTGCTTTCCTTCAGTCTAAAGCTCATTTGACCACAGAGCCTCTGTTCACCTCTTTGCAGGAAGTGGATATGTCTTGCCAACTTCATTCTTCTCCACCTGATTATCCAAGTCCTGGCGACTCCACATTTACACAAAGTCCAGGTGGATCATTTTCTTGGCATAGCGCTACCAGGAGCCCCACACTAAATTATCTTACAGGTCCAACTACCATGCCTCTCCCATGCACGCCACCACAGCAGACTCAACATAGTAGCTTCTTATCACCAATGCAGAGTCTGGACAGACATTATCTCAACCTGTTGGGGCATTCCCATGCCAATAGCTTCAGTATGCACAGTGCACAGCATCATGCGGTCCTGTGA